The region CCGCCGCGGCCGTGGGCTCGACGCTCCTCGCGCTCGCGGCGATCGGGCTCGTGGTGCCCGCGCTCTTCCACGCGACGGCCGAGAGCGCCATCCACACGGCGACGCTCACCGCTCCTCGCGCGGCCGCGCTCGAGCGGGGGCTCTCGCTCGAGATCGCGATCGTGCTCTTCCTCGCGTATCTGGCGAGCCTCTTCTTCAGCCTGCGCACGCACAAGCATCTCTACGCGGGACAGCACGACGCGGAATCAGGGGCGGCGCACGGCGGGCACGGCCCGCCCGTGAACACGCGCCGGGCGATCCTCGCGCTCCTCGTCGCGACCGTGTTCGTCGCCTGGATGAGCGAGATCCTGGTCGGGACCGTGGAGGCCGCCTCGCACTCGCTCGGGCTCACCGAGGTCTTCGTGGGCGTGATCGTGGTGGCGATCATCGGCAACGCGGCGGAGCACTCCTCGGCGATCCTGGTCGCGATCCGCAACCAGATGGACCTCTCGCTCCACATCGCGATCGGCTCGAGCATCCAGATCGCGCTCTTCATCGCGCCGGTGCTCGTCTTCACGTCCTATTTCATGCCGCACGGCCCCATGGATCTCGTCTTCACGCCGTTCGAGGTGATGGCCGTGGGGATCGCGGTCGTGATCGTGAACTTCGTGGCGCAGGACGGGGAGTCGAACTGGCTCGAGGGGGTGCTGATGCTGGCGGTCTATACCGTGCTGGGGATGGCCTTCTACTTCCTGCCCTGATCATCCGGCGCGAGGTGCGCCGGGAAACCGCTACTGCTGTCTCGGAACCGCCCCGATGCCCGACTCGAACGCCGGCGCGAGACGCCGCCGCTTCCACGCGCGCACGACCTCGGGCACGCCCTGTTCCACGGTGCGATACCGTGGCGTCCAGCCCAGGCGCTCGCGGGCGCGGGTCGAATCCACCTTGGGGCAGAACGTGAACGCCTCGACGGCCCAGGCGCCCAGGATCGGGATCAGATCCTCTTCCGGGACGAACCGGGGCTCCGCCGCCCCCATCTCGCGCGCGACGAGCCGGACGAAGTCTCCCTGCGTGGTCGGCTGATCGTCCGCGAGCAGGTAGTCGTCGCCCTGCAGCCCGTTCTCGATCGCGAGCCGATACCCCGCGGCCGCGTCCATCGCCTCGATGTAGTGCATCGTCTGCGCCCCGTCGCCGATCACCGTCGCGGTCTCGCCGCGGCTCATGGGCTCGATCAGGGTGCGCTCGAACCATCCCCCAGGCCCGTACACGAACGCGGGATTCACGCTGATGGCCTGGAGCCCCTTCTTGCGATGGCGGGCCAGGACCGGATACGCCTTCTGGTGGCGCACGCCATAGCCCCTGCCCGAGCTGATGGCGGAGCCTTCGTTCACCCATCCGTCCCGATTGGGCTCGTACATCAGCGCCCCGAAGGTGTGGATCATCCGCTTCTTCTCGCGGCGCACGGCGTCGCAGAGCCGGTCGAGGACCGAGGCCATCTCCTCGGCGTCCCGTTCCGCGTCGCTCTGCTCCTTGCGACCGCTCATCTCGTAGGGGAGCGCGAGATGAATCACGACGTCCACCCGCCGGATCGCCGAGACCCAGCGCTCGGGAGCGCGGACGTCGCCGACGATCGGCACCACCGCGTAGGGCATTCTCGCCTTGGCGTCGTCGCCGCGCGCGAGCCCGAGCACGCGGTATCCGTGCGTGATGAGCTCGCGGCACACCGCGCGGCCGATCCCTCCGGTCGCGCCGGTGACGAGCACCGCGGTGGCATGGCCCTGGACGGGATCGTACACGGGCTCTAGCGCCCCCGGATCCGGCGGACGCCGGCCCACGCGAGCGGCAGCGCGCCCGCGGCGAGAACGACCTTCGCGAGGTTGCCGGCCACGAACGGCGCGAGGCCGAAGGTGATCGCGTTCTCGGCGCCCACGAATCGCGCGAGCCACGGAATGCCGACGGCGAAGATGGCGAGATCGCCGAGGGCCATCGAGGCGAGGGTCGTGAGGAAGCGGCGATCCCAGCCGCGCTCCGCGAGCGCGCCGCAGATCCACGCGGCGGGAAGGAATCCGA is a window of Candidatus Eisenbacteria bacterium DNA encoding:
- the cax gene encoding calcium/proton exchanger yields the protein MTAPSRAGRPATGIRALLKPENALQVLLAFVPLAVVAEWLHWSPLVVFGFACAAIIPLAGIMGKATEQLASRLGAGIGGLMNATFGNAAELIIALVALHKGLYDVVKASLTGSIIGNVLLVLGASLLAGGLKRERQTFDRSAAAVGSTLLALAAIGLVVPALFHATAESAIHTATLTAPRAAALERGLSLEIAIVLFLAYLASLFFSLRTHKHLYAGQHDAESGAAHGGHGPPVNTRRAILALLVATVFVAWMSEILVGTVEAASHSLGLTEVFVGVIVVAIIGNAAEHSSAILVAIRNQMDLSLHIAIGSSIQIALFIAPVLVFTSYFMPHGPMDLVFTPFEVMAVGIAVVIVNFVAQDGESNWLEGVLMLAVYTVLGMAFYFLP
- a CDS encoding NAD(P)-dependent oxidoreductase; its protein translation is MYDPVQGHATAVLVTGATGGIGRAVCRELITHGYRVLGLARGDDAKARMPYAVVPIVGDVRAPERWVSAIRRVDVVIHLALPYEMSGRKEQSDAERDAEEMASVLDRLCDAVRREKKRMIHTFGALMYEPNRDGWVNEGSAISSGRGYGVRHQKAYPVLARHRKKGLQAISVNPAFVYGPGGWFERTLIEPMSRGETATVIGDGAQTMHYIEAMDAAAGYRLAIENGLQGDDYLLADDQPTTQGDFVRLVAREMGAAEPRFVPEEDLIPILGAWAVEAFTFCPKVDSTRARERLGWTPRYRTVEQGVPEVVRAWKRRRLAPAFESGIGAVPRQQ